In the Wyeomyia smithii strain HCP4-BCI-WySm-NY-G18 chromosome 2, ASM2978416v1, whole genome shotgun sequence genome, one interval contains:
- the LOC129721943 gene encoding carboxylic ester hydrolase-like translates to MVNMAWQLVGILVLVTAAQATVMVQTSNGPLRGEKRGNYYAFEGIPYAKAPLGNLRFAPSQVNDEQWDDPKNATHPGPLCLQWSHFVHEDDRSVGEEDCLFMNIYTHSLEGSEVLPTIFFIHGGAFMFGQGDFWQPDHLLKTRLVLVTFNYRLGPLGFLSTEDDVIPGNFGLKDQVTALKWVHENIANFGGHSNNITLVGFSAGSASVQLHYLSPMSRGLFRNGIGHSGSALNPWVFAENSAEKAKMIASSVGCPVTSSKEMLKCLRESSARDIVRAVGQLFDYLYNPMSPLGVVVEQQTKKNPKPFLIEHPYTLMERGKFYRVPLLLSANEAEGLYPGAEFISEPSYLEEINKNWNTLLPSILDYRTSLRTDDKRRDEISTMIRKRYLGKRAVNSRSFKDLILIISNRFYFAGIVASVKLMQPHIPVYLYYDTYKTKHALGEVLGKTTKNYGCAHGEDVTLIFKTILRDEIPYTKEELMVADRFVRMYEQWARESVAKFGNYDIPLSNEQEMVRFLEVNYPKSELRWRKQLSDEEFWNQIDFDDGIPVSVQQVKDEL, encoded by the exons ATGGTGAACATGGCGTGGCAGTTAGTTGGTATTCTGGTGCTCGTAACCGCTGCCCAAGCGACCGTGATGGTTCAAACCAGCAACGGTCCATTGAGGGGAGAGAAACGTGGGAATTACTACGCTTTCGAAGGTATTCCCTATGCGAAAGCACCGTTGGGTAATCTTAGATTTGCTCCGTCACAGGTGAACGATGAGCAGTGGGACGACCCGAAAAACGCAACCCATCCTGGCCCACTTTGTCTTCAGTGGAGTCATTTCGTTCACGAGGATGACCGTAGTGTCGGTGAGGAAGATTGTTTGTTTATGAACATTTACACTCATTCACTGGAAGGCTCTGAAGTGTTACCGACAATATTCTTCATTCATGGAGGAGCGTTTATGTTTGGACAAGGGGATTTTTGGCAGCCTGACCATCTGCTGAAAACCCGACTAGTACTCGTAACGTTCAACTACCGGCTAGGTCCGCTAGGATTTTTAAGTACAGAAGATGATGTGATTCCTGGAAACTTTGGGTTAAAAGACCAAGTTACGGCTCTAAAGTGGGTGCACGAAAACATTGCAAATTTTGGGGGTCATTCGAACAATATTACGCTGGTCGGTTTCTCCGCTGGATCAGCAAGTGTTCAGCTTCATTACCTGTCACCGATGAGTCGAGGCTTATTCCGTAACGGCATCGGTCACAGTGGTTCTGCTCTGAATCCGTGGGTGTTCGCAGAAAATTCGGCGGAAAAGGCTAAGATGATCGCTAGCTCAGTCGGATGCCCCGTAACGTCTAGCAAggaaatgttaaaatgtttgaGGGAGAGCTCCGCCCGGGATATAGTCCGTGCGGTTGGACAGCTGTTTGATTATTTGTACAACCCTATGTCACCGCTAGGGGTGGTAGTAGAGCAACAAACCAAAAAGAATCCGAAACCATTTCTGATAGAACATCCATACACGCTTATGGAGAGAGGAAAATTCTACCGTGTGCCACTCCTCCTGTCGGCCAACGAGGCCGAAGGGCTCTACCCAggcgctgaatttatcagcgaACCGTCTTATCTGGAAGAGATTAACAAGAACTGGAATACACTGCTACCAAGCATTCTGGACTATCGGACCTCGCTACGAACCGATGACAAGCGAAGAGATGAGATAAGCACCATGATTAGAAAGCGTTATTTGGGCAAAAGAGCCGTAAATTCACGTAGCTTCAAAGATCTGATATTG ataatttcAAATCGCTTTTACTTTGCCGGTATCGTTGCATCGGTCAAACTGATGCAACCGCACATTCCTGTCTATTTGTACTATGACACATATAAAACTAAGCATGCTCTCGGAGAAGTTTTAGgaaaaacgacaaaaaactatggttgtGCTCACGGGGAGGATGTCACTTTGATTTTTAAAACTATCCTGCGCGACGAAATCCCTTACACAAAAGAGGAGCTGATGGTGGCAGATCGTTTCGTGCGGATGTACGAACAGTGGGCTCGGGAGAGCGTGGCGAAGTTTGGCAACTACGACATTCCTCTGTCGAACGAACAGGAAATGGTCCGCTTTCTGGAGGTGAACTATCCCAAGAGTGAATTACGCTGGCGGAAGCAGTTGAGCGATGAAGAATTTTGGAACCAGATTGATTTTGACGATGGAATACCTGTTAGCGTTCAACAAGTGAAGGATGAGCTATGA
- the LOC129724596 gene encoding THO complex subunit 6: MVDIKKCFYTTILSQTISDDGKFLFCGSNFGEILIYSIDRISCIDSSVADPTEPQVVFTLQEKCQVYSMSFHKDFLIVGLNGEVCGFQWNVKTATIGKKAWTVKLPTSAENTDINEVNYLWLDKDQEVIYAGCGDNIMYAISLEDGRIIRKYQAHQDYIHCVAGCDGKVATASEDGLVLLWDPRQAKFTGKIEPHCKEMLNRPEFGKWQGTVSITEDWLVCGGGPRFSLWHLRSLECTTDLAFPERVHVSGFIDDVIYAAGHCKNLYQYNFNGDITAEIPISAPAVYSVVLQSEPTKLMSIAGASSHIDVCTNFSYRDIVLNTYKKQ, from the exons ATGGTTGATATAAAGAAGTGTTTCTATACAACCATTCTTTCACAAACCATATCCGATGatggaaaatttttgttttgtggaAGTAATTTCGGAGAAATACTAATATATAG CATTGACCGGATTTCCTGCATCGATAGTTCTGTTGCTGATCCTACCGAGCCACAGGTTGTCTTCACTCTGCAGGAAAAATGCCAGGTTTACAGTATGTCCTTCCATAAAGACTTTTTGATAGTCGGGCTGAATGGTGAAGTTTGTGGCTTTCAATGGAACGTAAAAACAGCAACCATCGGCAAAAAAGCCTGGACAGTAAAACTTCCAACTTCCGCTGAAAACACAGACATCAACGAAGTAAATTATTTATGGCTGGACAAGGATCAGGAAGTTATTTACGCCGGTTGCGGAGACAATATAATGTATGCCATTTCTCTAGAAGATGGTCGAATTATAAGAAAATATCAAGCACATCAAGACTATATCCATTGCGTTGCTGGCTGCGATGGAAAAGTTGCCACTGCTTCCGAGGACGGTTTGGTACTGCTGTGGGACCCGCGGCAGGCTAAATTCACTGGAAAAATTGAGCCCCACTGCAAGGAAATGCTGAATCGACCAGAGTTTGGCAAATGGCAGGGTACGGTATCTATTACCGAGGATTGGCTCGTGTGCGGCGGTGGACCACGGTTCTCCCTTTGGCATTTGCGCTCGTTGGAGTGTACGACGGACCTAGCATTCCCAGAGCGTGTTCATGTATCTGGATTTATAGACGATGTGATCTATGCGGCAGGACATTGCAAGAATTTATACCAATACAATTTCAACGGGGACATAACCGCTGAAATTCCGATTTCCGCACCAGCCGTTTATAGTGTAGTACTGCAAAGCGAACCGACAAAATTAATGTCCATTGCCGGTGCTTCCAGCCACATCGATGTCTGCACGAACTTCAGCTATCGAGATATTGTtctgaatacatataaaaagcAATAA
- the LOC129724595 gene encoding protein disulfide-isomerase TMX3 has product MLPSRLYGIISFLIAAITAVQTSRVLELSDRFLDVRNEGQWFVMFYAPWCAHCKKLEPVWAHVAQALYNTNIRVGRVDCTRFTAVAQAFRVNAYPTIMFIKGPYDYVYSGERSKEELIHFVNRMSGPPVQQVTRVESFDILKGNNPIFFTYVGKQDGILWDVFYSAAEVYQPHGYFYATSVDIAKRHFVIDTVPAALVYKERTHYYFPYSDNFEIIEPAHLNESLFRWVNEERFPTFPKITRSNIHHIIQTKKYLVLAVVEENKLNEIAAHEQEFRDMVEIFVHKNKQKYHLRFQFGWVGTPDLAHSIAMDTLSTPHLIVLNASTNEHHIPEDDPLQLTPEAIEIFLDSIHNQTAPAFGGNSLPVRIYRAWFEAKTSLYDMWQGNPVLTSVLFGLPLGFLSLIIYSICCADILDADEDEEEAKHEKKE; this is encoded by the exons ATGCTTCCAAGTCGATTATACGGTATTATTTCATTCCTGATAG CTGCAATCACTGCAGTTCAAACCTCTAGGGTTCTTGAGCTTAGTGATCGATTTTTGGACGTCCGAAATGAAGGTCAGTGGTTTGTCATGTTTTACGCGCCTTGGTGCGCTCACTGCAAGAAGCTAGAACCAGTTTGGGCACACGTTGCTCAAGCACTGTACAACACCAACATTCGAGTTGGCCGGGTGGATTGCACTCGATTCACCGCAGTGGCGCAAGCCTTCCGGGTAAATGCATATCCCACCATCATGTT CATAAAAGGCCCCTATGATTACGTGTATAGTGGTGAACGCAGTAAGGAAGAACTGATTCATTTCGTGAACAGAATGTCTGGCCCGCCAGTTCAACAAGTAACCCGAGTGGAAAGTTTCGACATTCTGAAGGGTAATAACCCGATATTCTTCACCTATGTTGGTAAACAGGATGGGATACTGTGGGATGTATTCTATAGTGCCGCCGAAGTGTATCAGCCGCATGGCTATTTCTATGCTACTTCAGTAGACATCGCAAAACGACACTTTGTCATTGACACTGTGCCGGCGGCTTTAGTGTACAAAGAGCGCACACATTACTACTTCCCGTATTCCGATAACTTCGAGATTATTGAGCCGGCTCACTTGAATGAGTCGCTTTTCCGATGGGTTAACGAAGAGCGGTTTCCAACGTTTCCTAAAATAACACGAAGTAACATTCATCATATTATACAAACGAAAAAGTACCTTGTTCTAGCAGTGGTCGAAGAGAATAAGCTAAACGAAATAGCTGCTCACGAGCAGGAGTTCCGAGATATGGTGGAAATTTTTGtccacaaaaacaaacaaaagtaTCACCTTCGATTCCAGTTCGGGTGGGTTGGAACACCGGACCTAGCACATTCAATTGCTATGGATACGCTTTCCACCCCACACTTAATAGTACTGAATGCGAGCACCAATGAACATCATATACCGGAGGATGATCCCCTGCAGTTGACACCGGAGGCGATCGAAATTTTTCTAGATAGCATTCACAACCAAACAGCTCCG GCTTTTGGAGGTAATTCGCTTCCTGTTCGTATATACCGTGCCTGGTTCGAAGCCAAAACTTCTCTGTACGACATGTGGCAAGGTAATCCGGTGTTAACCTCAGTGCTGTTCGGATTGCCGTTGGGTTTTTTGTCGTTGATAATCTACTCGATTTGCTGCGCGGACATTCTGGATGCCGATGAAGACGAGGAAGAGGCAAAACACGAGAAAAAGGAATAA